TGGAGAATTTATCGCCATGCCAGACGACTATCTATTGAGCCCGCAAAATCAGCTGGTCGCCGAAGGTCATAAACAACTCATGTTCACTATACCCGTCGCAGCTGACCAGATTGATAGAATTAGTATTAATCCTATTTATTAATGCATGCGTGCGCAAGGCGTGTTTTAATAGGCGCTAATATAGCAGCGCCGCTCTATTCATCTAAGATGTGCTGAGTTTAACCTCTTATTTTATACCCTTTAATTTCAAGGACATCACCTTATGGCACATCACGTACAACACCCTGCCAACCGTTTTGCCCACAGCTCTGAGAATTTTACTAACTACAGTGAACCAAGTGCTGGTCAGTATGCAATTGACGATTTAGAGCTGTCTTTGAGCGGTGACTGTAATAGCCAAACCAACCATATGCATGAACCTTTGTGCGTGCATGTTGAGCGCGTAGTACGTCAGTATTTTGCCATGTTAGGTGATGAGATGCCAACTGAATTATATGAGCTTATTTTGAAGGAAATGGAGCGACCACTCTTGTCCGTCGTCCTTGAACAGACTCGAGGCAATCAAACTAAGTGCGCGCAGATATTAGGCCTCAATCGTGGTACCTTACGCAAAAAACTTAAAACCTACGACCTCATGTAATAGCTGGTCATGCTATGGAAGCATCTATGTTTTTATATCAGTTTGACAAGCCGTTTATCGACACAGTTATTAGGTTTTATAGTCATTACACTGTAACGCTTTAACCACTTAGAGTTTATTGCGTCATCATTCACTGCGCTTCTTGATATAATTAACGACTCTTTATTAAAATTAATACTCATTACCTATGACAATTCATAGTCTCAATCTTATCACTTGTGATACCGTCTGCAATAATCGCCATGACGGTCATTACTATCTTGCCAGACCTTTGTGTCAGGCTTTTTTTATGGAACTGTTTTTATGAGCACAACACCACTTGCACTACTGTCGGTCTCCAACAAGGCTAATATTGTTGAGTTCGCTCAAGGTCTTATTAAAGCAGGTTTTGGCTTACTGTCTACTGGTGGTACTTATCGATTGCTCACAGAGCACAATGTAGCAGTGACCGAAGTATCAGACTATACCGGCTTTCCTGAGATGATGGATGGCCGGGTCAAAACCCTACATCCTAAGATTCATGGCGGAATTTTAGGACGCCGTGGTACCGACGACGCTATTATGAGCGCTCATGGTATCGATCGTATTGATCTGGTGGTTGTTAATCTATATCCCTTTGCCGAAACTATCGCTCGTGCGGATGTGACCATGAACGATGCTATCGAAAATATTGATATCGGTGGCCCTACTATGGTACGTGCTGCTGCTAAGAACCATGCCCATGTTGGTATCGTCACTGATCCTAAAGATTATGATCGAGTATTAACAGCCTTAGGTAATAATACCGAGCTGACTGCCGCATTACGTTACGACTTAGCCGTTAAAGCATTTGAGCATACAGCCCAATACGACGGTATGATTGCCAATTTCTTAGGCAGCCGAGTGAATGAAACTCAGCAGCCTGATACTTTTGCGCGTACTTTTAATTTACAGCTTGAGAAAGTGCAAGACCTACGTTACGGTGAAAACCCGCATCAAAAAGCCGCATTCTATATAGAAAACCAAGTTCTACAAAGTAAGCAAGCATCCATTGCTACCGCCCAGCAGCGACAAGGTAAGGCGCTGTCGTATAACAATATCGCCGATACTGATGCGGCTCTTGAATGTGTTAAAGCCTTTAGCGCTCCTGCTTGTGTCATCGTCAAACATGCTAATCCTTGCGGCGTCGCCATTGATAATGATCAAGTAGCGGCTTATCGTACTGCTTTTAGCACCGACCCTGAGTCTTCTTTTGGCGGTATTATTGCTTTTAACCGTCAATTAACAGTGGCAGCAGCCAAAGCCATTATCGACAATCAGTTTGTAGAAGTCATCATTGCACCAAGTCTTGAAGAGGGTGTGCTTCAAGCCACTGCTAGTAAGAAAAACGTACGGGTATTGGTCTGTGGCGAGCTGACGGCTTCTGATGCACCCATGACCCAGCTGGATTACAAGCGTGTTAATGGCGGTTTATTGGTACAAGAGCAAGACTCAGGTATTATTAATGCCGGCGAATTACAAATTGTGACTGATGTTCAACCCACAGAAGCACAGATTGCTGATCTGTTATTCACATGGACAGTGGCTAAATACGTTAAGTCTAATGCGATTGTTTATGGTAAAAATCAGCGCACTATCGGTGTTGGGGCCGGTCAGATGAGCCGTGTAAACTCAGCACGTATTGCTGCGATTAAAGCCGAGCATGCAGGCTTGATCACTGAAGGCGCTGTTATGGCTTCTGATGCATTTTTTCCCTTCCGTGATGGCATTGATAATGCCGCAGAAGTAGGCATCTCCGCTATCATTCAACCTGGTGGCTCAATGCGTGATGACGAAACTATCGCCGCGGCTAATGAACATGGTATCGCTATGGTGTTCACCGGCATGCGCCATTTCCGTCATTAATCCATCTTCGAGATGACCGATTTTTAAGACGTCTAATTTTAAAAAAATTATTAGTCCTCCATTAAAAAAGCCACGGTATGAATACCGTGGCTTTTTTATCATTACTATTTTTTATTGCGCTATTGATAACGCTCAATAGTGATAATTGTTGAGAAAGTTTTAACGCCCTTGTGCACTTGCCATATTGGTTTCATTTACTTCAACTTTATAAATCAAGCGCAAATAGTCTAAATAATCTTGCAGCTGATCTTGCCCTAAATTGTCACGAATAATTGCAGCTGTTTGCGCTTTCTCAGCAGCAGACAGTGGTGATTGTTGTTCAGTTTTAATAGAGTCACCGACTATGACTGTCGCGCCTATTTCCGTTTCGCTCGCTAACGCCACTACCCCATTAGCAGGCGCTTGCTGACTGAATGCCAATCCACGTTCTTTTTCTGTCAGGCGTGTGGTCTGACGATTTATTTCACCTAGCGCTTGGAAAGTTACTTTTTGCTTACTGATATCAGCCGCGGTCTTAATACCAGCAGCCAACTGTTTGGCGTCTTTTAACGCCAAGGCGCTGGCTTTTTGCTGACGTAATATTTGCGTGATAGTAGGCGTTGCAGCTGCCAAGGTGAGGGTCTTGGTAGGACGATAATTGCTTGGTTGTACCCAGGCGATACCTGAGCCCACATCAATACCTGTCGTCACTGCTTGATCTTGAATAATAAAATCATCAAAGGCTTGCTTGATAACCGCCGGCTGCGCCAATACCGAGGTATTATTCTCTTTGCGATAATTTTTGAGACGTTTTAATGGCACGTTCTCTTGCTGCGCAATATCTTCGATACTAAAGCCATCTGCTGCTAAATCGTTAATCGCAGTCACTTTATCTGCATAAATTTCCTGACGCTTATATTCTTTAGCTTTAACCGTCAACTCTTCACGCATACTGTCTAGACTGGGTACTTGACTACCCTTGTCTTCAGTTATAGTAAATATCTGATAGCCAAAGCTAGTCTTGATGGGCTTACTGATGTCACCAACGCTTAATCCCTGTAGTGCTTGTTGGACCGCTTGCGCATCGCTGCCGAACACCGATGGATTAAAACTACCAATGGCGCCGCCAGTAGCACCTGATGGGTCATCAGACTCATTTTTTGCCAGCGCTGCAAATGATTCACCTTTGGCCAAACGCGCATTAATTTTATCCGCTCGCGCCTTAGCATCGTCACCCGTCAATAATATTTGACTGAGTTTGCGCTCATCGACTATGGCTAACCCTTGCTTATATCCTGCGTACTGCCGCTGCAACTCTTCTGTGGTGACATTTTCAACTTGCATAGTCGCCGGGCTGAGCTGAATGTAGGCCAAATCGACCATAGCTGCACTCTTAAGCGTGCCCTTATTGGCGTCATAATAAGCCTGCACGTCAGCTTTGGTCAATTTGACCTGCTGCTGATAATTCTGCCAATTGAAGCGATATAACCAAACATTGCGCGCTTCTAGCTGTAACTCAATCAACTGACTGACTGCTTTCATTGGATAAATAGCCGTACCAACAATGCTGGCATTCAGCTGATCCAGACTCAATTGATTGCGAAATTCTGTAAATAGCTGGTCCTTATTCATACCGCGCTGACGCAAAAAGTTTGAAAATTGCTCATTAGAAAAGTCACCATTGGCATCTTTAAAAATATCTTCTTGGCGTAACAAACGATTAATAGTGTCATCAGATACGGTCATACCCAGCTTGCCAGCCTGCTGTTCTAATAAAGTGCGATCAATCAAACCTTTTAACACTTGTTTATGGAGCACGTCTTCATTGAGCAAACTGGCGTCATCGAGCTGATCCAAAATCTCCGTACGTCTGCTGTTCACTGCACTTTGATACTCTGATGACCCCACACTCGCCTCACCTACTTGCGCGATTTGGTTGGGATCAACACCACTTTGGAAGTAGCTTTCAATACCCAATAGAGCAAGCGGCGATAGGCATAAAATCAATAAAATGCGACCAGGCCAGCTTTTTAAAAAATCGCGCAATTTATCCATAATTATTTCTGCTTTATTAACCTATATTGATGAAAAACCATTGTAATACTAATAATAACATTCATGCTGTTCGAGCAGGCAATGGCAAGGTGAGGAACATCGGTAACTTATAAACGCCAGCTAAAGCTTGTTTAAGCATCACAGCTAACGCGCCCTATGATACGTGATTTTTGGTGTAGACTCAAAATATTCGCGCGATATGAGCATAAATGACATCTATAAAAAAAAGCACCCCTGTGAGGTGCTTTTTTATTACTCAATTTGCAGCTTTAATTGTCAGCTGCAAACCTACTATCTACTGGCTACAAGCACTTTTTTTATTAGTGAATAAAATAGCTATGTAGCATATACCTATGTGTAGCGAACTACTTTAAGTAACCGCTTAGTTCAAGCGCTCTTTTAAGTTTTTACCGGCTTTAAAGCTAGGTACTTTACTTGCTGGGATAGCAAGTTCTTCACCAGTCTTAGGGTTACGGCCTGTACGGGCTTTACGATCTTTTACGCTAAAGGTACCAAAACCAACTAATGAAATGCTTTCGCCCGCTTCTAAAGCTTGGCCAACACTTTCCATTACTGCGTTTAGGGCATCACCAGCTTGGGTCTTATTTAGACCGCTTTTGTCTGCAATGCTATCAATTAATTCTGACTTATTCATAAAATTTCCTTCAGGTTTAAGGGGTATAATAAAGGCTAACGTCAGGCATTGTATCGCTCTCATGCTATTTAAGCAATAAGAACCATCCTACTTATGCATTAGCAGGTTACACTTTGTTAACGTCTTTATATCAAGGCAGCATAAGGAGCGCAAGCGATTTTACATATTTTCGTATCCTATACTACGCATTTGACACTTAACGTTACGCAATACATCTGTAACTTAACTGTCAACTCTTTGACTCACCTCAAATGAGATGACCACTACCTTTCTTATTCATGTTATAACCATTACGTATTAAATACCAACGTTTGTTAAGTATATTATATTTATTTACAACCCAAGGTCCAAGGCAACAATTTGCTAACTGGCAACAATTTGCTAACTGACAGGTACCAACGTTACTTTTTATTATAAAGACGGTACTATAAGCACAACATAAAGACACCGCTTGCACCAATTTTAACTTTTATCTCAACTTGCCAATAAAAATGGACTACCCACATGAAGCGTTCTACGTTGTCTAGCTCTTTTCTTAATATCATTCTAGTGTTCATCGAGTCGGCATTGACACTATTGCTACGTTTAGATCCTGAGCTACGTAAAGCCGCTTATCCACTGGCTAAGAAAAGCACTGTGGTCGCTCTTCGATTATATCTACCGCATGTGCAGGTGTTTGCTACTTTTAGTTATAAAGGCGTGCTGCTAGATGCCAAGCTGCCTGCTGGACGCAGTGAACCAGATGTGATCATTAACGCTTATAGTATTCAAGTCCTAAACGCCATTACTACCCATGATAGCGAAACGACCGATAAGCTACAAATGCGTGGTGAGTCGGCTCAAGTACAGCTGATCAAACAGTTCATCATGCAGCTGGGTCTCGGCAGTCTCATTCAGAGTGTCGTTAAGAAGTTCAAAGGCGATAAAAGCAAATCTAAGCCTAGTGACGCTGAGATGGAAAGCAAAAAAGATAACTACAAGCAACGTATCAGTGAGCAACAAACCCAGATTAGCACCCTAACTATCAAGAACCGTGAACTAGAAATGACTGTCAAAGAATTACAAAGCAAACAAAAAACAATGCTAATTACTGCTGTTGTCGCGGGCATCATTGCCATCGGATTACTTATTGTATTGTTCATGAATTGAGCTATTTTTAATGAATAAGATAACGTTGATAAGATAACGTTGAATGGTAAAGATCAATTTTTGGTTCATTCAGCCGCTGTAAGACATCGAAACATTCGCTTACCCTGTTGAGCGTGAATTCCTATTATCATAGAGGTGACTATCATATAAAAGTCGCTTAGCACCTCATTCAGCTTAGCACCTCATTCAATAGTCATCCTAAGTTTTGATGAGCTCCAATTTTGATGAGCTCCAATGAGGCATATGCTTAGCAAATAGACGCTCAATAGATAAATTTTTAGCAAAAAGTATCTAACAAAATGAAGCGCTGACTCTGGCTATTAAATGCTATTATAAATTACCACTATTTATTCGCTACCTTGGTTTTTTGAACGCCTCTGTCTTGATACCTCCTACCTTTTAGCTGATGAAATGCCTGATTGTTTTTACTCATCATAGTGTTAGATTGGATTAACCATTCAACCACATTTTAATCTTGACTAAATTAGTCGGGATTGAGTATAATAACTTTATCGCAGCACACATCGGGTTAACCATCTGTTGTTTAATGGCGTTAACGCTAGTCTTAGTAACCTATCCATTTATTCGTTCTATAAAACCCCTACTAAGCTCGCTATTGAATTTGGCCTATAACCGATCAGTTTGGAGATATTTTATGCGTTTAACGACTCGAGGCAGATATGCAGTTACCGCCTTGTTAGATCTAGCACTACAAGCTAGCCAACAAGAGGGCGCGGTTTCTTTATCTGATATCGCTAAACGGCAGTCTATATCAATCTCCTATCTTGAACAGTTATTTTCTAAACTGCGTAAGCGTGGTCTAGTAATCAGTATTCGCGGTGCCTCAGGGGGCTATTATCTAGCCAAGCCTTTAGATGAGATTGATGTAATGAGCATCATTTCGGCAGTCGACGAATCAGTTGATGCCATGCAGTGTGAAGGACGTGGCGACTGCCAAGATGGCACAATGTGCCTAACTCACGATTTGTGGTGTGCCCTATCCAATCATATCGAACAGTACTTGAAAAATATAACATTAGCGCAATTATTAAAGATGGAAAATGTACAGTCTGTTTCAGAACGCCAGCATATTGATTCAATCATAAAAGACATCAATACCATTACTTTATCGACCAGCGAGGCACACCCAGCATGAGTCAAAATAATAAACTGATATACTTAGATTACGCCGCTACTACACCAGTTGCCAAGTCGGTCGCTGTGAAGATGAGCGAATATCTAACTGTAGATGGCATCTTTGGTAATCCAGCATCGCGTTCGCATGGCTACGGCTGGCAAGCTGAAGAAGCAGTCGAAACCGCGCGTCAACAAGTTGCTGAAGTCATCAACGCTGACCCTCGCGAGATAGTGTTTACCTCAGGGGCAACAGAGTCTAACAACTTAGCCATTAAAGGCGCAGCACATTTTTACCATTCACGTGGTAAGCATATCATTACCAGTCAAATCGAACACAAAGCGGTACTTGATACTTGCCGTGAACTGGAGCAAGAAGGCTTTGAGATTACCTATCTTGAACCACAAAAAAGTACCGGCCTAATTTTACCGCAACAAGTCAAAGACGCTTTACGTGAAGATACTATTCTAGTGTCATTGATGATTATTAATAACGAACTTGGCACGATCACTGATGTGGCTGCTATTGGCGAAATCACTCGTGAAGCGGGTATCATTCTCCATGTCGATGGTGCACAAGCAGTAGGTAAAATTCTGATCGACCTGGCAACTACCAAAATTGACTTAATGAGCTTTTCGGGCCATAAAGCGTACGGTCCTAAAGGTATTGGCGCATTGTTCGTCAGCCGTAAGCCACGTGTCCGTCTAAAAGCCGAACAACATGGCGGTGGTCATGAGCGCGGAATGCGTTCAGGTACATTGCCAACGCATCAAATCGTTGCCCTTGGCGCCGCGTTTAGTCTCGCTAATGAGCGTTATAAAGAAGACAATGCTCATGCCGCGAAATTGCGCCAAAAGCTTTGGGATGGACTTCAAGATATTGAAGAGATTTACCTAAACGGTGATCTTGAACACAGTGTTCCCAATATCGTAAATATTAGTTTTAACTTCGTTGAAGGCGAATCGTTGATGATGTCGCTTAAAGACTTAGCGGTATCATCAGGGTCAGCATGTACGTCAGCTACCCTTGAGCCATCATATGTCCTACGTGCTATTGGTCGTCCTGATGAATTGGCTCACAGCTCTATACGCTTTAGCTTCGGTCGTTATACCACCGAAGAAGATATTGATACCGTGATCCGTCAGATGCATGGCGCAGTTGACAAATTACGCGACCTATCGCCACTTTGGGATATGTATCAAGATGGCGTTGATTTAGATTCCTTAGAATGGGCTGAGCACTAAGATAACCGTACGGCTATATAATATAGCCGTTGAATAAAGAATCAGACAATTATAGAATGAGTATTTGACCCCAATTACCGATGAGTATGTGAACCAGTAGTATTACTGCTCATCATCTAACTAGGAGAAGAACCATGGCCTATAGTGACCAAGTTATTGATCATTACGAAAATCCACGCAACGTTGGTAATCTTGACAAAAATGCCAAAAACGTTGGTACCGGTATGGTCGGTGCCCCAGCCTGTGGCGATGTGATGCGTCTGCAAATTCAAGTTGATGATAACGGTATCATTGAAGATGCACGCTTTAAAACTTACGGCTGCGGCTCAGCGATTGCCTCAAGCTCACTCGTTACTGAGTGGCTAAAAGGTAAAAGCTTAGAGCAGGCAGGCGAGATTAAGAATAACGATATCGTTGTAGCGTTGGCATTACCACCAGTAAAAGTGCATTGCTCAGTATTAGCAGAAGATGCGATTAAATCTGCTATTAGTGACTACAAAGGCAAGCACAGTGTTGTTGAAAGTAAGGTAGAAGAAGCAGTCAGCTAAGTTTACTTTAATGTATTCGCTCTTTTATTAACAAGACTATTGTTTAAAAGAGCTGCTGACGCAACGCTACGAGGGTGACAATGACAGTTATGTAATTGTCACCTTTTATTTTAAGTGCTAAAAGTTTAAAACTTCTTTAGTAGAACAATATCCATATTATTGACAGTCAATAGGAGTTGGCATGATTGAAATGACAGAACGCGCCGCTCAGCATGTTCAAGGATTTTTGGACAATCGCGGTAAAGGTGCAGGTATTCGTGTTGGTATTCGCACGGCAGGATGTTCAGGTCTGGCTTATGTTTTAGAGTTTGTCGATGTGCCTGATGAAAATGATACCCGTTATGATAGCCGTGACGTGAGTATTTTTATCGATCCTAAAAGCTTGGTTTATTTGGATGGCTTGTTAATGGATTATGAGAAAGAAGGCTTGAACGAAGGCTTTAAGTTCACCAACCCCAATCAAAAAGGCGAATGTGGTTGCGGTGAATCATTTACGATATAAAATACCTAGGTATTGCTAGCATAATATTATAACTACTTATTAAGGCCTATTTTTAAGACGGCTTTAAAAGTCAAATTTGTAAAAAATAAATAAAAATAAAAAGTAAGGCACATATTATGGCAGATCTCATTCCAGAAGCTCAATTCGATAATTTCTTTGCCCTATTTGAGCAGCCGGTACAGTTTGAGCTGTCACAAGATAGTTTAGATCAACATCTACGTCTATTACAGAAACGCTATCACCCTGATAATGTTGCTAAAAATTTAACTGACAAAACAAAAGCTCAGCAGCAGTCTGAGCAAGCCTCCGCATTGATCAATCAAGGCTATCAGACTTTAAGCGCCCCTGACAGCCGCGCAGCTTATCTACTCGATATGGCAGGACAAGCTCAAACACTTGAAAATTCAATTGCAGACCTCGAGTTTTTAGAAGATGCTATGGAGCTGCGTATTGATCTAGGTGAAGCCATCGATAGCAACGACCGCCCAGAACTAGAAAAACTGCATCCACAAATTTTGCAGCGATTGAACAATCAATCGGAACGTTTTAATGCGACATATCAAAACGAAGAATGGTCAGCAGCGATTGATGCCACACAAAAGTTAAAGTTCTTAGTCAAACTTGATGCCGATATCACCACTGGTCTGGATGATATTGCCAGCGCAGCGCAGACAGACGATGATGATTTATACGTCTAATACTTGGCTAAAACTCATAAAGAGGGTTAAAATAGTATCCGTACACCGCGGCATTCATATTTTAAGTCAATAGTTTAAACGCACCACTGTAAGCGCGGCTAATTAGTATTTATTGCCAACTACTGTAGTCTTTAAGTGAGCTACGCCAGCCATCACTTATGCTCTATTTGTTCAATTTTACTTATTCATTTTATATCTGAGTTATCTTATGTCTTTATTGCAAATTGCTGAACCCAATCAAAGTGCCCAACCACACCAGCATCGTTTTGGTCTGGGAATTGACCTTGGTACAACGCGATCGTTAGTCGCGGTGGTACGCTCAGGCAAAGCGCAAGTATTAGAGGCAAATGCAAGTGCAGATACTTTATTGCCTTCAGTGGTCTATTATCCAAGCACAGGTACTCCGCTAGTCGGTTATCACGCCCTAGCTCAGTTGCCAAATGACCCAAAGAATACCATCATTTCCGCCAAACGCTTTATGGGTCGTAGCCAAAATGATATCAAATTTTCGCATCCTTATGAATTGAGTGGCAACGCAGACGCTATGCCCGTTTTTGTCACTGCCCAAGGTGAAGTGTCACCTGTTGAGGTGTCTGCACGTATTTTGGCTACCCTGAAGCAGCGGGCAACAAGTGCGTTACCTGAAGACAGTATTGAAGGTGCTGTAATCACTGTTCCTGCCTATTTTGATGAGGCTCAGCGCCAAGCGACTAAAGACGCTGCACAGGCTGCGGGTATTAATGTTCTGCGATTATTGAATGAACCAACCGCAGCGGCTGTTGCTTATGGGCTCGATAGACCTACCGAAGATAATATTGCTCGTTACTATTTAATTTATGATCTCGGTGGTGGTACCTTCGATGTGTCTATTTTAAAGCTCACTGATGGCGTGTTTGAAGTACTAGCAACCGGTGGCAATAGCGCCCTTGGTGGTGATGATATTGACCGCCTACTTACCAATTGGTTGATTAAACAGCTTAATATTGCACCAGCAGATGTAAGCCTACACGATAAGTCCGTATTGGCTCAGCAAGCCAAAGACTATAAACAAGCTTTAACGGAAGCTGAACAAGTCGATATAGATATTATTGTTAATGAACAATCTTTTAAAGGTGTATTACGCCGTGAAGATTTGCTCACCATCGCTGACCCTGTTAGCAGCCGAACGCTAACTGTCTGCGAACAAGTACTACGTGATGCCAAGTTAAGCACGCAAGAGCTCGATGAAGTTATCTTGGTAGGCGGCTCGACCCGAATGCCAGCGGTTAAGCAAGTGGTCACAGCATTTTTTGCTCAGGAACCTTTATGCCGTCTCAATCCAGACGAAGTAGTCGCATTAGGTGCAGCACAGACAGCGCATCAACTGGTGAATGGTAACAGCGATAATAACTTGCTGCTATTAGATGTCACGCCCTTATCACTTGGGCTTGAGACTATGGGTGGCTTAGTTGAAGTGCTGATTCCACGCAATACGCCTATCCCAGTCAAAAAGCGCCAAGTATTTACCACTTACCAAGACGGTCAGACCGGTATGGTCATTCATGTCATACAGGGTGAGCGTGAAACGGTCGAAAACTGCCGCTCACTAGGGCGCTTTGAGCTATACGGCATTCCGTCAATGAAAGCAGGTTTTGGCCGTATTGAAGTGACTTTTAGTATCGATGCCAATGGACAACTGACTGTTAGTGCTCAAGAAACCACGACAGGTACCGAAAGCAAAATTGAGATTACGCCGGCTTATGGCTTATCCGACGAGCAAAAAGAACAGCTGCTCACGGCTGGGTTCAAACATGCGGAAGAAGATAAGAATGCGCGCTCTTCAATTGAAGCTAGAGTAGAGACTGAGCGTGAATTACTGGCATTACAGTCAGCGCTAACTGAGTTCTCAGCCTTATTAACTTCTGAGGAACAGCAAACCTTGGCCGCACAGATGAAAGAGATGCAAACGGCTTTAGACTCTAACGACTCAACGCTTATTGAAGCACAACAAGCGCAGCTTAAACCACATAGCGATGCTTTTGCTGCCCGCATTATGAATCAGAGTGTTCAGACCAGTATGGCTGGTACTAGCGCTCAAGATTGGTAGCGTTTAAGACCGATAGTTTTAGAGCAGTGAATAACAGACTATATCTTAGATCCTACGTACATTTTAGATCCCACTTGGATTTCACATTTTTTGAATTGATTAGCACTGGATATATGACCCATGCCAAAAATTACTGTACTACCCCATCATGATGTTTGCCCTGAAGGCGTCGAAGTTGAGCTTGAAGCTGGCGAAAATTTATGTAAAGCACTGTTAGAAAAAGGCATTAAGATTGAGCATGCTTGCGAGATGTCAAAAGCCTGTACCACCTGCCATGTTGTCGTCCGTAAAGGCTTTAACGGCTTAGAAGAAATGGACGATATCGAAGCAGATTTGCTAGATCGCGCTTGGGGTCTAGAACCTGATTCGCGGCTGTCCTGCCAAGTGATGCTCGACGATGAAGATTTAACTATCGAGATACCTAAATATACCTTGAACCACGCCAAAGAAAACCACTAAATAGTAGTAGTGCTGAAGACTACTGCATTTATATGTATCAAAAAGCCAGCTTTCATCATAATAGCTGGCTTTTTTGTGGCTAAATTTAGGCTATATAGACTTGAGTTTTGTGTCACATTTTACTGTTTATCATTGTCCTAGTTCTTATTTTCATTAGAATCGAATACAGCTGCCTGCTTTTCTTGTTCAATACGTTCAAGCGCAAAATTCAAGCGGTCTCTAATCTCTTTATAATCATTTTCCTTCATATCTTTAAAATTTAGATGCAAGTTAAAGCCAGGTAACGTGTGATCAACCCATTTTGAAAAA
The sequence above is a segment of the Psychrobacter sp. PL19 genome. Coding sequences within it:
- the fdx gene encoding ISC system 2Fe-2S type ferredoxin; amino-acid sequence: MPKITVLPHHDVCPEGVEVELEAGENLCKALLEKGIKIEHACEMSKACTTCHVVVRKGFNGLEEMDDIEADLLDRAWGLEPDSRLSCQVMLDDEDLTIEIPKYTLNHAKENH
- the hscA gene encoding Fe-S protein assembly chaperone HscA; the encoded protein is MSLLQIAEPNQSAQPHQHRFGLGIDLGTTRSLVAVVRSGKAQVLEANASADTLLPSVVYYPSTGTPLVGYHALAQLPNDPKNTIISAKRFMGRSQNDIKFSHPYELSGNADAMPVFVTAQGEVSPVEVSARILATLKQRATSALPEDSIEGAVITVPAYFDEAQRQATKDAAQAAGINVLRLLNEPTAAAVAYGLDRPTEDNIARYYLIYDLGGGTFDVSILKLTDGVFEVLATGGNSALGGDDIDRLLTNWLIKQLNIAPADVSLHDKSVLAQQAKDYKQALTEAEQVDIDIIVNEQSFKGVLRREDLLTIADPVSSRTLTVCEQVLRDAKLSTQELDEVILVGGSTRMPAVKQVVTAFFAQEPLCRLNPDEVVALGAAQTAHQLVNGNSDNNLLLLDVTPLSLGLETMGGLVEVLIPRNTPIPVKKRQVFTTYQDGQTGMVIHVIQGERETVENCRSLGRFELYGIPSMKAGFGRIEVTFSIDANGQLTVSAQETTTGTESKIEITPAYGLSDEQKEQLLTAGFKHAEEDKNARSSIEARVETERELLALQSALTEFSALLTSEEQQTLAAQMKEMQTALDSNDSTLIEAQQAQLKPHSDAFAARIMNQSVQTSMAGTSAQDW
- the hscB gene encoding Fe-S protein assembly co-chaperone HscB, translating into MADLIPEAQFDNFFALFEQPVQFELSQDSLDQHLRLLQKRYHPDNVAKNLTDKTKAQQQSEQASALINQGYQTLSAPDSRAAYLLDMAGQAQTLENSIADLEFLEDAMELRIDLGEAIDSNDRPELEKLHPQILQRLNNQSERFNATYQNEEWSAAIDATQKLKFLVKLDADITTGLDDIASAAQTDDDDLYV